The genomic DNA AAGGAGATTCGGCCCTTCATGCTCTCGCCGCTGGTGGTGCGCTACCGGCCCATCACGGCGAAGACCGAGCAGGAGCTGTTCATCGACGGGCGGGACAGCAAGAAACTGGCCGGCAAGAAGGTCGGCATCGTGGACGACATCGTGAGCACCGGAGAGACCATCGAGGCGATGGCGGAACTGGTGCGGCAGGCCGGCGGCACCGTGGTGAGCAAAGCGGCGCTGCTGCTGGAGGGCGAGGAACGGACGGACGTCGTCCACCTCGGCATCCTCCCGATCTTCAAGGCCAACTACGAGGGCGGGCGCCGGTAACCGCGGCAGGCCGTCGCGCTGCGGAGGGCGGCGATGCGCATCCATCTCCCGCGGACGCTCGACGAGGCCCTCGAGATCAAGGCCCGGGATCCGGAGGCGGTGCCCCTGGCCGGCGGCACCGACCTCATGGTCCTGCTGAACTTCGGCCGGCTCCGTCCCCCGGCGCTGCTGGAGATCAGCCGCCTCCCTGAACTGCGGACCTGGCGCCGCGAGAACGGGAGGTTCTTCCTCGGGGCCGGGCTGACCTACAGCCGCATCCTCTCGTCCCTGGCCGAGTTCCGGCCGCTGGTCCAGGCGTCGCGGTCCGTGGGCTCGCCGCAGATCCGCAACCGCGGCACGGTGGGCGGGAACCTCGGCACGGCCTCGCCGGCCGGGGACGCCCTGCCGGTGCTGGCCGCCTACGACGCGGAGATCGTCCTGGTCAGCGCGGGCGGCAGGACGCGCCGCCTGCCCTGGCACCGGTTCCTGGTGGGGCCGAAGCAGACGTCCCTGGCCCCCGACGAGCTGATCCTCGGGGCGCAGTGGACGGTGACGCGCGGCCCCGGATCCTTCTCCAAGGTCGGCACGCGCAACGCGATGGTCATCGCCGTGGCCAGCCTGTGCCTGGTGCTGGACGAAGACCGGCGCCAGGTCCGCGTCGCCCTCGGTTCGGTGGGGCCCACGGTCCTGCGCGCCCCCGAGGCGGAGGCCTTCGCCGCCGGTGTTTTGGGCGCCGCCGGGGCGTGGGACGATCCCCGGGCGCCGGTTCCAGAGGCGGCGCTCGAGGAGTTCGGGGAACGCGTCGCCGCCGCGGCCAGGCCCATCGACGACGTACGCGGGACGGCGGCCTACCGCCGACATGCCTGCCGGGTCCTCGGACGCCGGGCCCTGTCCTGGGCGCTGGCAGACCGGCGGCTGGAGCACTGAAGCGACCCGGGGGGAAAGACGGCGAAGAGGTGGTGCGGCGAAGATGCTGGTGCGTCTGAAAGTGAACGGGGAATGGCGGGAGGCGGACGTCTGGCCCGGGGCCAGCCTCCTCTTCCTCCTCCGGGAGAGCCTGGGACTCGTGGGGTCGAAGAACGCCTGTGAGCAGGGGGAGTGCGGGTCGTGCTCGGTCTGGCTGG from Armatimonadota bacterium includes the following:
- a CDS encoding phosphoribosyltransferase family protein, encoding MAHILPYQGQPTYDLEIAGTVRTLPLIQVSPDTWIAYYYSLGDTEVIDRGARLLAPKLSGCEIFVTTETKGIPLVHAIATYLGLKPYVVCRKEIRPFMLSPLVVRYRPITAKTEQELFIDGRDSKKLAGKKVGIVDDIVSTGETIEAMAELVRQAGGTVVSKAALLLEGEERTDVVHLGILPIFKANYEGGRR
- a CDS encoding FAD binding domain-containing protein; translated protein: MRIHLPRTLDEALEIKARDPEAVPLAGGTDLMVLLNFGRLRPPALLEISRLPELRTWRRENGRFFLGAGLTYSRILSSLAEFRPLVQASRSVGSPQIRNRGTVGGNLGTASPAGDALPVLAAYDAEIVLVSAGGRTRRLPWHRFLVGPKQTSLAPDELILGAQWTVTRGPGSFSKVGTRNAMVIAVASLCLVLDEDRRQVRVALGSVGPTVLRAPEAEAFAAGVLGAAGAWDDPRAPVPEAALEEFGERVAAAARPIDDVRGTAAYRRHACRVLGRRALSWALADRRLEH